The Candidatus Accumulibacter similis genome has a segment encoding these proteins:
- a CDS encoding C40 family peptidase — protein sequence MRVRTLLACLVPLLLLACSSTPPAPGRTAQQPAARPASSDRAHDVVMFALGLIDTGYRFGGKNPDAGLDCSGMVSYIYDRAAGIRVSGSAADIARRGREVDRSGLRPGDLVFFNTRNAPFSHVGIYIGDERFVHAPSGSGRVRIDQLGARYYAQRFETARTYFD from the coding sequence ATGCGCGTCCGGACCCTGCTCGCCTGTCTCGTCCCGCTGCTGCTGCTGGCCTGCAGCAGCACGCCGCCAGCGCCCGGGCGGACGGCACAGCAGCCAGCGGCGCGGCCGGCGAGCAGCGACAGGGCGCACGATGTGGTGATGTTCGCCCTTGGCCTGATCGACACCGGTTACCGCTTCGGCGGCAAGAACCCCGACGCCGGTCTCGACTGCAGCGGCATGGTTTCGTATATCTACGACCGGGCCGCCGGCATCCGGGTGAGCGGCAGTGCCGCCGACATCGCCCGCCGCGGACGCGAGGTCGACCGCTCGGGCCTGCGCCCCGGCGATCTGGTCTTCTTCAACACGCGCAACGCACCCTTCTCGCACGTCGGCATCTATATCGGTGATGAGCGCTTCGTGCACGCGCCCTCGGGCAGCGGCCGCGTGCGCATCGACCAGCTCGGCGCCCGTTACTACGCACAGCGCTTCGAGACTGCGCGCACCTACTTCGACTGA
- a CDS encoding efflux RND transporter permease subunit → MFRTIVEKSLSQRLLVLAAAIVLILYGALVVQKTPVDVFPDLNKPTVTLMTEAGGMAPEEVEALITFPIETAMNGMAGVAAVRSVSSAGLSIVYVQFDWEVEIYLARQMITERLSLIQSQLPPGVVPHMGPVASIMGEILLIAIPITAPTAAAIEPAAGAAQRPAMAAREYADWVLRPRLLTIPGVAQVIPIGGEVRQFQVQPDTVRMAALGITLDQVDEALRGFAANTSGGFLELNSREYLIRNLGRTSRLEDLQRLPLTARNGQPILLAQVASVGFAPAIRRGDAGLNGQPAVILSVQKQPAADTVALTRQVEAALAELKGGLPVGMAAPRVTFRQADFIEASIRNLELKLAAAAVFVAAVLHLFLGNLRATLISLTAIPVSILTAALVFRYFGLSINTMTLGGLAIAIGELVDDAVVDLENIIRRLRQNRQKPAPEPPLRVIVNASNEVRSGIVVSTLIIALVFVPLFALPGLEGRFFIPLGVAYLTAILASLVVSITLTPVLAWYLLRHGEASMHGDTRFVAWLKSHYRRWLETALAQRKRVIGTAAVAALLAAASVPFFATTFLPPFNEGAAFVGLRLNPGITLAESVKIGTLAERLAREVPEVTYVGRRSGRAELDEHAEGVHVSELDMRLKPGRPPSQIHADLRARLASLPATVSIGQPISHRIDHMLSGVRAQIAIRIVGDDLDVLRGEGAALRDRLATIPGLADLELEKQVLAPQIKVRIDYARAEQYGVSPSALLRQLQTLIGGEQLGQVIEGARRFALVLRLPEEARALSGLANLMIETPNGRVPLARVTTIEDGDGPNQISRDNGRRRIVVSANAQGRPLSDVVDDVRRVIVETKLPSGYFITIDGQFRAQEEAARIIGVLALISLGLIFIVLYSRYRSAILAALVIANVPLALIGSVIGLWLSGQPLSIATLIGFITLAGIATRNGILKLSHYANLVRFEGETFGLQLVIRGSLERLTPVLMTALVAAFALAPLLFEAEAPGTEILHPVAVVIFSGLISSTLLDAFVTPALFLAFGEKPLGQLLESHQGETL, encoded by the coding sequence ATGTTCAGGACCATCGTCGAAAAGAGCCTGTCGCAACGCCTGCTGGTACTGGCGGCGGCCATCGTCCTCATCCTCTATGGCGCGCTGGTCGTGCAGAAGACGCCGGTCGACGTCTTCCCCGACCTGAACAAGCCGACCGTCACGCTGATGACCGAAGCAGGCGGCATGGCGCCGGAGGAAGTCGAGGCACTGATAACCTTCCCGATCGAGACGGCAATGAACGGCATGGCCGGCGTCGCCGCGGTGCGCTCGGTGTCGTCGGCCGGGCTGTCGATCGTCTACGTGCAGTTCGACTGGGAGGTCGAGATCTACCTTGCGCGGCAGATGATCACCGAGCGCCTGTCGCTGATTCAGTCGCAGTTGCCGCCAGGCGTGGTGCCGCACATGGGGCCGGTGGCGTCGATCATGGGCGAGATCCTGCTCATCGCGATCCCCATCACTGCGCCTACCGCGGCAGCGATCGAGCCCGCGGCAGGTGCCGCGCAGCGGCCGGCGATGGCGGCTCGCGAGTACGCCGACTGGGTGCTGCGTCCGCGCCTCCTGACGATCCCCGGCGTCGCCCAGGTCATCCCGATCGGCGGCGAGGTGCGCCAGTTCCAGGTGCAGCCGGACACCGTGCGCATGGCCGCGCTCGGCATCACGCTCGACCAGGTCGATGAGGCGCTGCGCGGCTTCGCGGCAAACACCAGCGGCGGTTTCCTCGAACTCAACTCGCGCGAATACCTGATCCGCAACCTCGGCCGTACCAGCCGGCTGGAAGACCTGCAGCGCCTGCCGCTGACGGCCAGGAACGGCCAGCCGATCCTGCTCGCGCAGGTGGCGTCGGTCGGCTTCGCGCCGGCGATCAGACGCGGCGACGCGGGCCTCAACGGCCAGCCGGCGGTGATCCTCTCGGTGCAGAAACAGCCGGCCGCCGACACCGTCGCGTTGACGCGGCAGGTTGAAGCGGCGCTCGCCGAGCTGAAGGGCGGATTGCCGGTTGGCATGGCGGCGCCGCGCGTCACCTTCCGCCAGGCCGACTTCATCGAGGCCAGCATCCGCAACCTCGAGTTGAAGCTGGCCGCCGCCGCCGTCTTCGTCGCCGCCGTGCTCCATCTCTTCCTCGGCAACCTGCGCGCGACACTGATCTCGCTGACCGCGATCCCCGTCTCGATCCTCACCGCGGCGCTGGTGTTCCGCTACTTCGGGCTGTCGATCAATACGATGACGCTCGGCGGGCTGGCCATCGCCATCGGTGAACTGGTCGACGACGCGGTCGTCGACCTCGAGAACATCATCCGCCGCTTGCGCCAGAACCGCCAGAAGCCGGCACCGGAACCCCCGCTGCGGGTGATCGTCAACGCCTCGAACGAGGTGCGCTCGGGAATCGTCGTGTCGACGCTGATCATCGCCCTCGTCTTCGTGCCGCTCTTCGCCCTGCCCGGACTCGAGGGCCGCTTCTTCATCCCGCTCGGCGTCGCCTACCTGACGGCGATCCTCGCCAGCCTCGTCGTCTCGATCACGCTGACACCGGTGCTGGCCTGGTACCTGCTGCGCCATGGCGAGGCGTCGATGCATGGCGATACGCGCTTCGTCGCCTGGCTGAAGTCGCACTACCGACGCTGGCTGGAAACGGCGCTGGCGCAGCGCAAGCGGGTCATCGGTACCGCTGCCGTCGCTGCCCTGCTGGCGGCGGCGAGCGTCCCCTTCTTCGCCACCACCTTCCTGCCCCCCTTCAACGAGGGCGCCGCCTTCGTCGGCCTGCGCCTCAACCCGGGCATCACGCTCGCCGAATCGGTGAAGATCGGCACGCTCGCCGAGCGGCTCGCGCGCGAGGTGCCGGAAGTGACCTACGTCGGACGCCGCTCGGGCCGCGCCGAACTCGACGAGCACGCCGAGGGCGTACACGTCTCCGAGCTCGACATGCGCCTCAAGCCCGGCCGTCCGCCATCGCAGATCCACGCCGACCTGCGCGCGCGGCTCGCTTCGTTGCCGGCTACGGTCAGCATCGGCCAGCCGATCTCGCACCGCATCGACCACATGCTCTCCGGAGTGCGGGCGCAGATCGCCATCCGCATCGTCGGCGACGATCTCGACGTGCTGCGCGGCGAAGGCGCAGCGCTGCGCGACCGGCTGGCGACGATCCCGGGGCTCGCCGACCTCGAGCTGGAAAAGCAGGTACTGGCGCCGCAGATCAAGGTGCGCATCGACTACGCGCGCGCCGAACAGTACGGTGTATCGCCTTCCGCCCTGCTGCGACAACTGCAGACGCTGATCGGTGGCGAGCAGCTCGGCCAGGTGATCGAGGGCGCGCGCCGCTTCGCGCTGGTGCTGCGTCTGCCCGAAGAGGCGCGCGCGCTCTCGGGACTCGCCAACCTGATGATCGAGACGCCGAACGGCCGCGTGCCGCTCGCGCGCGTGACGACCATCGAGGACGGCGACGGGCCGAACCAGATCAGCCGCGACAACGGCCGCAGGCGCATCGTCGTCTCGGCCAACGCGCAGGGCCGCCCGCTCTCCGACGTGGTCGACGACGTGCGCCGCGTCATCGTCGAGACGAAGCTGCCGTCGGGCTACTTCATCACCATCGACGGGCAGTTCCGCGCGCAGGAAGAGGCGGCGCGCATCATCGGCGTGCTGGCGCTGATCTCGCTCGGCCTGATCTTCATCGTCCTCTACAGCCGCTACCGCTCGGCCATCCTCGCCGCACTGGTGATCGCCAACGTGCCACTGGCACTGATCGGCAGCGTCATCGGCCTGTGGCTCTCGGGCCAGCCACTTTCCATCGCAACGCTGATCGGCTTCATCACGCTCGCCGGCATCGCCACCCGCAACGGCATCCTCAAGCTCTCGCACTACGCCAACCTGGTTCGCTTCGAAGGCGAGACCTTCGGCCTCCAGCTGGTCATCCGGGGCTCGCTGGAGCGCCTGACGCCGGTGCTGATGACGGCGCTGGTCGCCGCCTTCGCGCTGGCGCCGCTGCTCTTCGAGGCCGAGGCGCCGGGCACCGAGATCCTCCACCCGGTGGCCGTCGTCATCTTCTCCGGCCTGATTTCCTCCACCCTGCTCGACGCCTTCGTGACGCCGGCGCTGTTCCTCGCCTTCGGCGAGAAGCCGCTCGGCCAGCTGCTCGAATCGCATCAGGGCGAAACATTGTGA
- a CDS encoding TolC family protein encodes MHDTLATQSPLFTALLFVTASLSGPAAIAETLTLGQAFAAAWERHPAARTAAARHHEFAARRDSAGSFLSGAPTATLSNRNDRLQRDAGQSEWEAGIALPLWLPGYQERTLALIEREQSTYTALVEQARWKLAGEVRESWWQAMLAGNERAVAEARGDAARHLANDVERRVRAGELPRMDAHQARAAEAAATAAIAEADGRAHRAERSFLALTGLPLLPAPSGMNEQRRQAPTTPHPQLAALEAAIATARARLDVAARNSRDLPEIMLGMRRERPVAEADWENSTIVGVRIPLATDARNSPRVAAANAELVEAEALLSYERQRVDAERDAAGRELQRADEALARAETRRTLASEVRREYARAFALGNIDLPQRLRVDADAFAAELAAARARLEAARAVSRYNQAIGVLP; translated from the coding sequence ATGCACGACACCCTAGCGACGCAGTCACCGCTGTTCACCGCCCTCCTGTTCGTCACCGCCAGTCTGAGCGGTCCGGCAGCGATCGCCGAAACCCTGACGCTCGGCCAGGCTTTCGCCGCCGCCTGGGAGCGCCACCCGGCGGCTCGCACCGCGGCTGCCCGCCACCACGAGTTCGCGGCCCGCCGCGATTCGGCCGGCAGCTTCCTGTCCGGCGCACCGACGGCGACTCTGTCCAACCGCAACGACCGCCTGCAACGCGATGCCGGCCAGAGCGAATGGGAGGCCGGCATCGCTCTTCCGCTCTGGCTGCCCGGCTATCAGGAACGAACCCTCGCACTGATCGAGCGCGAGCAGTCCACCTACACGGCGCTGGTCGAGCAGGCGCGCTGGAAGCTCGCCGGCGAGGTGCGTGAGAGCTGGTGGCAGGCCATGCTCGCCGGCAACGAACGCGCCGTCGCCGAAGCGCGCGGCGATGCCGCCCGGCATCTGGCGAACGACGTCGAGCGCCGCGTGCGGGCCGGCGAGTTGCCACGCATGGACGCCCACCAGGCGCGCGCCGCCGAAGCCGCAGCGACGGCGGCGATCGCCGAGGCGGACGGGCGCGCCCACCGCGCCGAGCGGAGCTTCCTCGCGCTGACCGGCTTGCCGTTGCTGCCGGCTCCGAGCGGAATGAACGAGCAGCGCCGGCAGGCTCCGACGACCCCTCACCCGCAGCTTGCAGCGCTCGAAGCGGCCATCGCCACCGCCCGTGCGAGGCTTGACGTGGCGGCCAGGAATTCGCGTGACCTGCCGGAGATCATGCTTGGCATGCGTCGCGAACGGCCTGTTGCCGAGGCCGACTGGGAGAACTCGACGATTGTCGGCGTCCGCATTCCACTCGCCACCGACGCGCGCAATAGCCCGCGGGTTGCCGCAGCAAACGCCGAACTCGTCGAGGCCGAGGCGCTGCTGTCCTACGAGCGGCAGCGCGTGGACGCGGAACGCGATGCCGCCGGGCGCGAACTGCAGCGGGCCGACGAAGCACTCGCCCGCGCCGAAACCAGGCGTACGCTCGCCAGCGAAGTGCGCCGCGAGTACGCCCGCGCCTTCGCGCTCGGCAACATCGACCTGCCGCAGCGTCTGCGTGTCGATGCGGATGCCTTCGCTGCCGAACTCGCCGCCGCGCGCGCCCGCCTCGAAGCCGCACGCGCCGTCTCGCGCTACAACCAGGCCATCGGAGTCCTGCCATGA
- a CDS encoding NAD-dependent succinate-semialdehyde dehydrogenase yields MQLADSRLLRAECYVDGCWQAADDGRTLAVSDPASALVIGEVPLMGAVESGRAIAAAAAALPAWRGKTAKERAAVLRRWHDLIVANGGDLAQLITAECGKPLAEAVGEVAYGASFVEWFAEEGKRVYGESIPSPASDRRLLTIRQPVGVCAAITPWNFPLAMITRKVAPALAAGCTVVVKPAEQTPLTALALALLAHDAGLPAGVFNVLTGDPLAIGGALTASPLVRKLSFTGSTEVGRLLMAQCAATIKKISLELGGNAPFIVFDDADVAAAVDGAIIAKYRNTGQTCVCANRLLVQDAVYDRFVELLAERVRSLRVGAGSEEGVTQGPLIDAAALAKVEEHVADALARGARVVTGGRRHARGGTFFEPTVLADVTPAMRVACEETFGPVAPVFRFSDEAQAVAMANDTESGLAAYFYSRDVARCLRVGEALEYGMVGINTGLISNEVAPFGGVKQSGIGREGSKHGIDEYLEIKYLCFSAV; encoded by the coding sequence ATGCAACTGGCAGATTCGCGCCTGCTGCGCGCCGAATGCTACGTCGACGGTTGCTGGCAGGCGGCCGATGACGGTCGCACGCTCGCGGTCAGCGATCCGGCGAGCGCGCTCGTCATCGGTGAGGTGCCGCTGATGGGCGCCGTCGAGAGCGGGCGGGCGATCGCCGCCGCCGCTGCCGCGCTGCCAGCCTGGCGGGGGAAGACGGCCAAGGAGCGGGCCGCCGTCCTGCGCCGCTGGCACGATCTGATCGTCGCCAATGGCGGCGACCTGGCGCAACTGATCACCGCCGAGTGTGGCAAGCCGCTGGCCGAGGCGGTTGGCGAAGTCGCGTATGGTGCCTCCTTCGTCGAATGGTTCGCCGAGGAGGGCAAGCGGGTCTACGGCGAGTCGATCCCGTCGCCGGCGAGCGATCGTCGCCTGCTGACGATCCGCCAGCCGGTCGGCGTCTGTGCGGCGATCACGCCGTGGAACTTCCCGCTGGCGATGATCACGCGCAAGGTCGCGCCGGCGCTCGCCGCCGGCTGCACGGTGGTCGTCAAGCCGGCCGAGCAGACGCCGCTGACGGCGTTGGCGCTGGCGCTGCTGGCGCACGATGCGGGCTTGCCGGCGGGCGTATTCAACGTGCTGACCGGCGATCCGCTGGCGATCGGCGGCGCGCTGACCGCCAGCCCGCTGGTGCGCAAGCTGTCGTTCACCGGATCGACCGAGGTCGGCCGCCTGCTGATGGCGCAGTGCGCGGCGACGATCAAGAAGATCTCGCTCGAACTCGGCGGCAACGCGCCGTTCATCGTCTTCGACGACGCCGATGTCGCGGCGGCGGTGGACGGGGCGATCATCGCCAAGTATCGCAATACCGGCCAGACCTGCGTCTGTGCCAACCGGCTGCTGGTGCAGGACGCGGTCTACGATCGCTTCGTCGAGTTGCTCGCCGAGCGCGTGCGCTCGCTGCGGGTCGGGGCAGGCAGCGAGGAGGGCGTCACGCAGGGGCCACTGATCGACGCCGCAGCGCTGGCCAAGGTCGAGGAGCATGTCGCCGACGCGCTGGCACGCGGCGCGCGGGTGGTCACCGGCGGCCGCCGGCATGCGCGCGGCGGCACCTTCTTCGAGCCGACGGTTCTCGCCGATGTGACGCCGGCGATGCGTGTCGCCTGCGAAGAGACCTTCGGCCCGGTGGCGCCTGTCTTCCGCTTCAGCGACGAGGCGCAGGCGGTGGCGATGGCCAACGACACCGAGTCCGGTCTTGCCGCCTACTTCTATTCGCGCGATGTCGCGCGCTGCCTGCGGGTCGGTGAAGCGCTCGAGTACGGCATGGTCGGCATCAACACCGGGCTGATCTCGAACGAAGTGGCACCCTTCGGCGGCGTCAAGCAATCGGGCATCGGCCGCGAGGGATCGAAGCACGGCATCGACGAGTATCTCGAGATCAAGTATCTGTGCTTCAGCGCCGTCTGA
- a CDS encoding excalibur calcium-binding domain-containing protein, which yields MKRIVLLAIVAVIGWQGYAKFQSARVHAAPADSTTAIGSRAVPAASSSGTTSSAQFRCDGRTHCSQMTSCAEATYFLRNCPGTKMDGNNDGVPCEQQWCK from the coding sequence ATGAAGCGGATCGTTCTACTCGCCATTGTCGCTGTCATTGGCTGGCAAGGTTATGCCAAGTTTCAGAGCGCCCGGGTCCACGCGGCCCCTGCCGACAGCACAACCGCCATTGGTTCGCGAGCCGTGCCGGCTGCGTCCAGCTCTGGCACAACGTCTTCCGCCCAGTTCAGGTGTGATGGTCGGACGCACTGCTCCCAGATGACATCATGCGCGGAGGCAACCTACTTTTTGAGGAACTGCCCCGGCACCAAGATGGATGGAAACAATGATGGTGTTCCATGCGAGCAGCAGTGGTGCAAGTAG
- a CDS encoding cobalamin biosynthesis protein yields the protein MLLPLAAVAGVLLDRLFGEPRRGHPLVAFGALANGCERVLNAGRGRRLRGLLAWALLVLPFAGLALWAIPGGLPGAIVDALLLYLALGARSLDEHARRVADDLAAGDLGAAREHVGWMVSRQTAELDADAVASACIESTLENGNDAIFGALFWFALLGGAGAILFRLGNTLDAMWGYRNQRFAAFGCAAARIDDLLNLVPARLTAISYALVGDTRTALRCCWRQGARWKSPNAGPVMAAGAGSLGLVLGGAATYDGRQQQRPPLGEGRPATAADIARARLLVRRSLLLWLALPLVAGWLWY from the coding sequence CTGCTGCTGCCGCTGGCGGCGGTCGCCGGCGTGCTGCTCGACCGTCTTTTCGGCGAGCCGCGGCGCGGACACCCGCTGGTCGCCTTCGGCGCGCTGGCAAACGGCTGCGAGCGGGTGCTGAACGCGGGCCGCGGACGTCGCCTGCGTGGTCTGCTGGCGTGGGCGCTGCTCGTGCTGCCGTTTGCCGGGCTGGCGCTGTGGGCGATCCCCGGCGGGCTGCCGGGCGCGATCGTCGACGCGCTGCTGCTCTACCTGGCGCTCGGTGCCCGCAGCCTCGACGAGCATGCACGACGCGTCGCCGACGATCTCGCGGCGGGCGATCTCGGCGCGGCGCGCGAGCATGTCGGCTGGATGGTGTCGCGGCAGACGGCCGAACTCGATGCCGACGCGGTTGCCAGCGCCTGCATCGAATCGACGCTCGAGAACGGCAACGACGCCATCTTCGGCGCGCTGTTCTGGTTCGCCCTGCTCGGTGGTGCCGGCGCGATCCTCTTTCGCCTCGGCAACACGCTCGATGCGATGTGGGGTTACCGCAACCAGCGTTTCGCCGCCTTCGGCTGCGCCGCGGCGCGCATCGACGACCTGCTGAACCTCGTTCCGGCCCGCCTGACGGCGATCTCCTACGCGCTCGTCGGCGATACGCGTACCGCCCTGCGCTGCTGCTGGCGGCAGGGTGCGCGCTGGAAGAGCCCGAACGCCGGGCCGGTGATGGCCGCCGGCGCCGGCAGCCTCGGCCTGGTGCTCGGCGGCGCGGCCACCTACGATGGCCGGCAGCAGCAGCGGCCGCCGCTTGGCGAGGGCCGCCCGGCGACGGCTGCCGACATCGCGCGTGCGCGGCTCCTGGTCCGCCGCAGCCTGCTGTTGTGGCTCGCGCTGCCGCTGGTCGCCGGCTGGCTGTGGTACTGA
- a CDS encoding HlyD family efflux transporter periplasmic adaptor subunit → MNATTLLQRTLQPLLFAAGLVASAGLAHEGHVHGDEPAPALTRGDGPQRLADGNVFLPKTTQRQLALRTQLTRSGEHPVTVELAGKVVLDPGSGGRVQAMNTGRVEAPAGGIPSLGKAVKKGELLARVHPAVSPLELGGQRAQAAELRAALGVAERRLARLRELEATVARKDVDVAEADVQSLRERLAAIARSLSQPEDLRAPVAGVVASASVVAGQVVEARELLFEIVDPANLRVEALAYDPRLAAEIAGAYGSAGPGQEVLLTFVGAGRSLREQAIPLLFRVDGGTATLALNQPLRVIAQTRSPIQGVPLPAAAVVKNSANQEIVWVKTSAERFAPRPVRTQPLDGTRVAVVGGLEAGVRVVVQGAALLNQVR, encoded by the coding sequence ATGAACGCCACGACACTTCTGCAACGCACGCTCCAGCCACTGCTCTTCGCCGCCGGCCTGGTCGCCAGCGCCGGTCTGGCGCACGAGGGCCACGTTCACGGTGACGAGCCGGCGCCCGCGCTGACCCGCGGCGACGGCCCGCAACGACTTGCCGACGGCAACGTCTTCCTGCCCAAGACGACCCAGCGCCAGCTCGCACTGCGCACGCAGCTCACCCGGAGCGGCGAGCATCCCGTGACCGTCGAACTCGCCGGCAAGGTGGTGCTCGATCCGGGTAGCGGCGGCCGTGTGCAAGCGATGAACACCGGCCGCGTCGAAGCGCCGGCCGGAGGCATTCCGTCGCTCGGCAAGGCAGTGAAGAAGGGAGAGCTGCTCGCCCGCGTCCATCCGGCCGTCTCTCCCCTCGAACTGGGCGGGCAGAGGGCGCAGGCCGCCGAACTGCGCGCGGCGCTCGGCGTCGCCGAAAGGCGGCTGGCACGACTGCGCGAGCTGGAAGCGACCGTTGCGCGCAAGGATGTCGATGTCGCCGAGGCCGACGTGCAGAGCCTGCGCGAGCGCCTCGCCGCCATCGCCAGGAGCCTCTCGCAGCCCGAGGATCTGCGAGCGCCAGTTGCTGGCGTCGTCGCCTCGGCCAGCGTGGTTGCCGGTCAGGTGGTCGAGGCGCGGGAACTGCTGTTCGAGATCGTCGACCCGGCCAACCTGCGCGTCGAGGCGCTGGCCTACGACCCGCGGCTCGCCGCCGAGATTGCCGGCGCCTACGGGAGTGCCGGACCGGGTCAGGAGGTGCTGCTGACCTTCGTCGGCGCCGGCCGCTCGCTGCGCGAGCAGGCGATCCCGCTGCTCTTCCGTGTCGACGGCGGCACGGCAACGCTGGCACTGAACCAGCCACTGCGGGTGATCGCCCAGACGCGCTCGCCGATTCAGGGCGTGCCGCTGCCGGCTGCGGCGGTCGTGAAGAACTCCGCCAACCAGGAAATCGTCTGGGTGAAGACGAGCGCCGAACGCTTCGCACCGCGCCCGGTACGCACGCAGCCGCTCGACGGGACGCGCGTCGCCGTCGTCGGCGGGCTCGAGGCCGGCGTGCGCGTCGTCGTCCAGGGCGCGGCCCTGCTCAATCAGGTGCGCTGA